One Pyrenophora tritici-repentis strain M4 chromosome 5, whole genome shotgun sequence DNA window includes the following coding sequences:
- a CDS encoding Ribosomal protein S30, whose amino-acid sequence MGKVHGSLARAGKVKSQTPKVEPQEKKKTPKGRAKKRLTYTRRFVNVTMTGGKRKMNPNPTS is encoded by the exons ATGGGAAAGGTCCACGGATCCCTCGCTCGTGCCGGAAAGGTCAAGTCTCAAA CTCCTAAG GTTGAGCCTcaagagaagaagaagaccCCCAAGGGCCGCGCGAAGAAGAGACTCACATACACCCGCCGCTTCGTAAACGTCACCATGACTGGTGGCAAGCGCAAG ATgaaccccaacccaacctCATAA
- a CDS encoding RRM-1 multi-domain protein, producing the protein MAEPGPASPTSPPPPVNDQATSSEVTQSTASENTADTVDSLLPATTGAVQLPVPFSTTTVNPVADPVQHATRDPTRDSRFLPGAGQAFFSTELGIRAPRPVSQVSIPPIARGRNDPATVVCAARYWQDKYPRECLCILPTQGWTVEDLWDAEDLHVEDREFCEQMLAFISQETYRVALQYAHTWVHEHSDRVEFTDLRMGSVYNVNDPLDIIDQIFIFGEPNQYPRVFLWHVAHIMIVDWIESCKARATPVATGQMQPSSTMGSHHVREGIRISSTEVNPSDGKKRTGTRKNNKRTRPRSKTLTALTESAPTVKSPKGIPIVAPTAPNQPHMYTSSHRVSSHGHLHPGTLYMPPRNVNIGAVAGPSMLSPNMPVPAAGMRRSNRGAASASWAENNNRMYPAPIQRQPFPQAPYMAPQFAIGQMVPGMMAPFVPAPQVGLYPHPQMVNPQHDPTMNARGPMSFPSGVMHNPSVGPAIVHHNTGPHNSSMGDMTNIHYQNQMGSPFADPRAPMPPRPNNPPMPQLYDPYSGNNRKFSGVPAYNNMGKKGGPGNFTAQTSRGRKTSNPAGRASQHNSNVDLHPNSPRYQDFGARYRQSEEDPNIVSDTVSGCGHTWIGIQNSTVNELWVGDLPADTSQGEIEQMFKQNVKITPTKVVIKTNGFNKAPSHAFVTFASYSDAKTALTINQFNPRLSNGVRPIVSVPRRFYHKGFSPSPGQSEQLDSQNTSGVPRLAPTEEKGKQADNGVTIAKGKVSYSPQDVRSGLPKKPVVDPESGEPAETTANPGLDRTKRQQKSPTKNSKAKSKRESPVKDTIPEKVVKKTDGKSNTGFHSMVATSGADNTKDSQANKKANLKVDKPKGSATTSAAVSSKEKVAPMAILAPDTNAVQGKAPAGDIPSQSPKHQEAAAIIPSQGKVLVISDDESSSIDKKTTVMAPLPQATDTTLLATPGVDSGEHLKNVDTKVPNAAVKVPSPESADENNSDDEAKNDVSFHSAPEVQSDAGQPDPQPEVPNESLEANQDTPVLPNIADEGKPNASETQRSAPATTTSRGATTDDITPTQDAAATSTTSTAIDSTMAVETASTTTKVSAMEASKKSGVSQVQSLHPFAKSKSQSKKEKEAKKKHQKKEADRIAKAKAEKGKQTSVDADAQAKTELPIDSGTLPIAPDDASEPEAAEIGTQKSPNNTKAKGKDETKTAEAVSAGRIKKHNDENETGKPDGNTASQASSVTREVGKINPPAVKQVSLTGSGVHGLPETTRLPVLPHPADTPKASAKNPSAKEVTNSRQTPSAAPTHIASPHEHLSRRSSTATLVGEDGTALPTSPTNPSHNLSTGTGITESKAPDEAPKKKKKPKKKKTKTAVEPAPSVTNPPGSTSSVHNPTNLNGEDFFEYDPFTSQMTHIDAIRNAVEHDKTSYFARTNASMQAEKEAEEQGKAQESSQSDDGD; encoded by the exons ATGGCGGAACCTGGCCCTGCATCTCCTACGAGTCCGCCGCCCCCGGTGAACGATCAAGCTACTAGCAGTGAGGTAACGCAATCTACAGCTTCTGAAAACACGGCAGATACTGTCGATTCACTTCTACCAGCTACCACGGGCGCGGTTCAACTGCCTGTACCTTTTTCCACCACTACAGTGAACCCTGTCGCCGATCCTGTTCAGCATGCGACCAGAGATCCGACCAGGGATTCTCGATTTCTGCCAGGCGCTGGTCAAGCCTTCTTCTCCACTGAGCTAGGCATTCGAGCCCCGCGTCCAGTCAGCCAGGTCTCTATACCTCCTATCGCACGCGGGCGCAATGACCCTGCGACTGTGGTATGCGCGGCAAGGTACTGGCAGGACAAGTATCCGAGAGAGTGTCTCTGTATCCTCCCTACCCAAGGATGGACTGTTGAAGATCTCTGGGATGCAGAAGACCTCCATGTCGAGGACCGGGAGTTCTGCGAACAGATGTTGGCTTTCATTTCACAAGAGACTTACCGGGTAGCACTCCAATACGCCCATACCTGGGTTCATGAGCATTCAGACCGAGTAGAATTCACCGACCTTCGGATGGGCAGTGTCTACAATGTCAACGACCCGCTCGACATCATCGACCAAATCTTTATTTTCGGCGAGCCTAACCAATACCCGCGCGTCTTCCTTTGGCACGTCGCCCATATCATGATCGTTGATTGGATCGAGAGTTGCAAAGCGAGAGCTACCCCAGTGGCTACGGGGCAGATGCAGCCATCGTCTACTATGGGATCTCACCATGTAAGAGAAGGAATAAGGATTTCCTCTACAGAAGTGAACCCGTCTGACGGTAAGAAACGCACCGGCACCAGGAAGAACAACAAGCGAACAAGACCTCGATCGAAAACGCTGACAGCACTGACAGAGTCCGCACCGACTGTCAAGAGCCCTAAGGGTATCCCAATTGTGGCACCTACTGCGCCAAATCAACCTCATATGTACACATCTTCCCATCGTGTCTCATCACACGGTCATCTACATCCCGGTACATTGTACATGCCACCAAGGAACGTCAACATTGGTGCCGTGGCAGGGCCGTCCATGTTGTCGCCAAACATGCCTGTACCAGCCGCTGGCATGCGTAGGAGCAATCGCGGTGCCGCATCTGCGTCATGGGCCGAGAACAATAATCGCATGTATCCTGCGCCAATACAGAGACAGCCATTTCCGCAAGCGCCGTACATGGCTCCACAGTTCGCGATAGGCCAGATGGTTCCTGGAATGATGGCGCCTTTTGTTCCAGCACCACAGGTTGGGCTTTATCCACATCCACAGATGGTCAATCCTCAGCATGATCCAACAATGAACGCGCGAGGCCCAATGAGCTTCCCCTCAGGTGTCATGCACAATCCGTCTGTTGGCCCAGCCATTGTACACCATAATACAGGACCTCACAATAGCTCCATGGGAGATATGACCAACATACACTATCAGAACCAGATGGGATCTCCATTTGCGGATCCTCGAGCACCGATGCCGCCCCGTCCTAACAACCCACCCATGCCACAGCTGTACGATCCCTATAGCGGCAACAACCGCAAATTTAGCGGTGTTCCAGCATATAATAACATGGGAAAGAAGGGTGGACCTGGTAACTTCACAGCTCAGACGAGCCGGGGACGTAAGACATCAAACCCTGCTGGCCGTGCATCGCAGCATAACTCCAACGTTGATCTCCATCCGAACTCTCCTCGCTACCAAGACTTCGGCGCTCGATATCGCCAATCAGAGGAAGACCCGAACATCGTTAGCGACACTGTCTCTGGTTGTGGTCATACGTGGATCGGGATCCAGAACTCCACCGTCAATGAGCTCTGGGTTGGGGATCTGCCCGCAGATACGTCCCAGGGGGAAATCGAGCAGATGTTCAAGCAGAACGTGAAAATCACTCCCACCAAAGTCGTTATTAAGACCAACGGCTTCAATAAGGCTCCCTCCCATGCATTCGTTAC ATTCGCATCGTATTCGGACGCTAAGACAGCCTTGACCATTAACCAGTTCAACCCTCGTCTAAGCAATGGCGTCCGGCCTATTGTGTCGGTACCTAGGCGCTTTTATCATAAGGGATTTTCGCCGTCTCCAGGTCAATCGGAACAGTTGGACAGCCAAAATACCAGTGGCGTTCCACGCTTGGCGCCCACAGAGGAAAAGGGGAAGCAGGCAGATAACGGCGTGACTATAGCAAAAGGAAAAGTGTCATACTCTCCCCAGGATGTTAGAAGCGGCCTGCCGAAGAAGCCTGTTGTGGATCCAGAGTCTGGAGAGCCTGCAGAGACGACTGCAAACCCCGGACTAGACAGGACTAAACGGCAGCAGAAGTCTCCCACTAAAAACAGCAAGGCTAAAAGCAAGCGAGAGTCACCGGTAAAGGATACCATTCCCGAAAAAGTGGTGAAAAAGACGGATGGAAAGTCCAACACTGGGTTTCATTCAATGGTCGCAACCAGTGGCGCAGACAACACCAAAGATAGCCAGGCCAACAAAAAGGCTAATCTGAAAGTGGATAAGCCCAAGGGTTCGGCGACTACATCTGCTGCTGTTTCATCTAAAGAAAAGGTGGCACCAATGGCGATTCTTGCTCCAGATACCAATGCGGTTCAGGGAAAAGCACCGGCGGGTGACATACCTTCGCAGTCGCCCAAACACCAAGAGGCGGCAGCGATTATCCCTAGTCAAGGAAAAGTACTAGTGATAAGCGATGACGAGTCCTCGTCCATCGATAAGAAGACTACTGTAATGGCTCCACTGCCCCAAGCTACGGATACCACTCTCTTGGCTACTCCAGGTGTCGACTCTGGGGAGCACCTCAAGAACGTCGATACTAAAGTCCCCAATGCGGCTGTGAAGGTTCCGTCACCAGAGTCGGCCGATGAGAATAACTCGGATGATGAGGCGAAGAATGACGTTAGTTTCCACTCTGCACCAGAAGTTCAGTCCGATGCTGGGCAACCCGACCCTCAACCAGAAGTTCCGAACGAATCGCTTGAGGCGAACCAAG ATACTCCAGTGCTACCGAATATAGCTGACGAAGGCAAGCCTAATGCGTCTGAGACACAACGATCCGCACCTGCAACTACAACATCACGAGGCGCTACCACTGACGACATCACACCTACACAAGACGCTGCAGCTACAAGTACCACAAGCACTGCAATAGACTCTACAATGGCGGTGGAAACTGCGTCAACAACTACGAAAGTCTCTGCGATGGAAGCTAGCAAGAAGAGCGGAGTTTCGCAAGTGCAGTCGCTCCATCCCTTCGCAAAGAGCAAGTCACAGTCgaagaaggagaaagaggcCAAGAAGAAACACCAAAAGAAAGAAGCCGACCGAATTGCAAAGGCAAAGGCGGAGAAGGGGAAGCAGACGAGTGTTGACGCAGATGCTCAGGCGAAGACTGAACTGCCCATCGACTCCGGAACGTTGCCCATAGCTCCAGATGATGCCTCTGAGCCGGAAGCAGCTGAAATCGGGACTCAAAAATCTCCAAACAACACGAAAGCAAAAGGAAAGGACGAGACAAAAACTGCAGAAGCTGTCTCTGCAGGGCGCATCAAGAAGCATAATGACGAAAATGAGACTGGTAAGCCAGACGGAAATACTGCCAGCCAAGCTTCTTCAGTAACTCGCGAGGTGGGAAAGATAAATCCTCCAGCCGTCAAACAAGTATCTTTAACCGGATCTGGGGTACATGGTCTTCCTGAGACTACCCGTTTACCTGTACTACCCCACCCCGCAGATACTCCAAAAGCATCTGCGAAGAATCCATCTGCCAAGGAAGTAACAAACTCCCGCCAAACTCCATCCGCAGCCCCCACTCATATTGCGAGCCCACATGAACACCTTTCTCGTCGGTCTTCGACTGCAACCTTGGTTGGAGAGGATGGCACTGCACTACCAACTTCCCCGACCAATCCCTCGCACAACCTCAGCACTGGGACCGGCATCACCGAATCCAAAGCTCCAGATGAGGCacccaagaagaagaaaaagcCCAAAAAGAAGAAAACCAAGACAGCTGTCGAACCTGCCCCAAGTGTTACGAACCCTCCAGGTTCTACCTCATCCGTCCATAATCCAACCAATCTCAACGGCGAAGACTTTTTCGAATACGATCCGTTCACCTCCCAGATGACTCATATTGACGCCATCCGTAACGCTGTCGAGCATGACAAAACTTCATACTTTGCGCGCACTAATGCGAGTATGCAGGCGGAGAAAGAGGCTGAGGAGCAAGGAAAGGCCCAGGAATCGTCCCAG AGTGACGATGGGGATTGA
- a CDS encoding Pyrid-oxidase-2 domain containing protein produces MHLQTALLGLVSLTSASNVASPQHLFANPPSGHGSTYKIPTVHESAVQARRIMRLENIGTLSTVFPSTQATERRPSDVGGAPIGLMDYFGDCEPETGNPTILAITIATSFKNVDAGSNITLSMRWHPQDTKWRSPASLPRFSLVGHLEDIDADAVEKVGMTACYVKKHPDAAWWLPGNMIHESKWVRLVVEDIYWIGGFGDRAYIGWIPKEEWFSVTPEEIEGVRLPGEKSQSAWTSVKSWFGLGSQEQDAGVVEL; encoded by the coding sequence ATGCATCTCCAAACTGCCCTTCTCGGACTTGTCTCTCTAACCTCAGCATCCAACGTCGCATCACCACAGCACCTCTTTGCGAACCCTCCATCCGGCCATGGTTCCACTTACAAGATCCCAACTGTTCATGAGTCTGCAGTTCAGGCCCGCAGAATCATGCGCCTAGAGAACATTGGTACTCTTTCTACCGTCTTCCCCTCGACCCAAGCTACCGAACGACGCCCCTCAGATGTCGGAGGCGCGCCTATTGGTTTGATGGATTACTTTGGCGACTGCGAGCCCGAAACCGGTAATCCGACAATTCTCGCCATTACCATCGCCACGTCGTTCAAGAACGTCGACGCCGGATCGAATATCACGTTGAGCATGCGCTGGCATCCGCAAGACACCAAATGGCGCAGTCCCGCGTCGCTTCCCCGTTTCTCGCTCGTCGGACACTTGGAGGATATTGACGCTGATGCTGTGGAGAAGGTGGGTATGACGGCTTGCTACGTCAAGAAGCATCCGGATGCTGCCTGGTGGCTGCCTGGCAACATGATCCACGAGAGCAAGTGGGTAAGACTCGTCGTGGAGGATATATACTGGATTGGGGGCTTTGGAGATCGCGCTTATATTGGCTGGATCCCCAAGGAGGAGTGGTTTAGTGTCACCCCGGAAGAAATTGAGGGCGTTCGATTGCCCGGCGAGAAGAGTCAGAGTGCATGGACCTCTGTAAAGAGTTGGTTTGGCCTTGGTAGCCAAGAACAAGATGCTGGTGTTGTTGAGCTGTAG
- a CDS encoding DUF1687 domain containing protein has protein sequence MFKRLFGEHGAKNVVTLFHAPSNQASTRVLTLLKQANAQSVAHATEDQASSHKSQDKAERTEFELDVTEAPPTTDQLKNILDYLGGTGAAGKVISGAENESDAMRRLKADGGAFQRPLVVDWNQGKAVAGDNESEIMKLIRSVPKETEKV, from the exons ATGTTCAAACGACTATTCGGAGAG CATGGTGCAAAGAACGTTGTAACGCTCTTCCATGCACCGTCGAACCAGGCATCAACCCGCGTCCTCACACTCCTCAAACAAGCCAATGCGCAATCGGTTGCCCACGCCACCGAAGATCAAGCTAGCTCTCACAAATCGCAAGACAAGGCCGAGCGCACCGAATTCGAGCTTGATGTCACTGAAGCTCCGCCTACCACCGACCAGCTCAAGAACATCCTTGACTACTTGGGTGGCACAGGTGCAGCAGGAAAGGTCATCAGTGGCGCAGAGAACGAGAGCGATGCTATGAGGAGGCTGAAAGCGGATGGAGGCGCGTTCCAGAGACCACTTGTCGTTGACTGGAATCAAGGAAAGGCTG TCGCTGGAGATAATGAGTCTGAGATCATGAAATTGATACGCTCAGTGCCTAAGGAGACGGAGAAGGTGTAG